The genomic interval GTTAAAAGTCAAGGCCACCCTCCCGCGCCGCGTCTGCGAGCGCTTTCACGCGTCCGTGGTAGCGGTACTGGCCACGGTCAAAGACCACCTTGCTGACGCCCTTGGCGACAGCGGCTTCCGCCAGGGCCTTGCCCACGGCGGCGGCGGTGTCGGTCTTGGTCCCGGTCTTGACGGCGGCGCTGCTGGCCGCAGCAACGGTGATGCCCTTGCTGTCGTCGATGATCTGGGCGTAGATGTGCTTGCTGGAGCGGAACACGCTGAGGCGCAGGCGCTCTCCGGCGGCCTGCCGCACTTTGCGGCGGGCGCGGAGCTTGCGGCGCACGGTCGTCTGGGCAGCCATTATTTCTTCCCTTTCCCGCCGGTGGCACCGGCTTTACCAGCTTTGAGGGCGATTTTCTCGCCGGCGAAGCGAACACCCTTGCCGTGGTAGGCGTCGGGCTTACGCACCTTGCGGACGTTGGCGGCCACCTGACCGACGAGCTGCTTGTCGATGCCGCTCACGTCGATCTTGGTGGGCTCGG from Deinococcus depolymerans carries:
- the rplR gene encoding 50S ribosomal protein L18; this encodes MAAQTTVRRKLRARRKVRQAAGERLRLSVFRSSKHIYAQIIDDSKGITVAAASSAAVKTGTKTDTAAAVGKALAEAAVAKGVSKVVFDRGQYRYHGRVKALADAAREGGLDF